From the genome of Segatella hominis, one region includes:
- the traM gene encoding conjugative transposon protein TraM, whose protein sequence is MEKEKNDKMEPAKAPKEKKPLTEELRIKRNKMIAIPCMCLVCALVLWLIFKPSASEGEKGSKGFNMEMPDAEKTDVEADKRKAYSNEDLANKQREKSRAMNTLGEYMPGIDSTASGQGKDFDLMQSGQQPTKVERQEADAIRSSAEAYQTLNTTLGGFYEQPQQGGSSEDAELRKRLDELEASMMQQENKRSNMDEQVALMEKSYQLAAKYMPGGNANAASPSSAETATEENKEAFTKGKKAKVSPVRQVQRRVVSSLNRPMSNEEFVASYSEKASARFNTAIGRGGVSDKNTISACIHGNQTITDGQAVRLRLLESMRVGNREIPRNSVIVGVARLQGERLSIALKSIEHNGMIIPIELAVYDNDGQEGIFIPKSMEVDAAKEVGANMGSSLNSSINISSNAGAQLASDLGKGVIQGVSQYISKKMRTVKIHLKAGYRVMLYQEED, encoded by the coding sequence ATGGAGAAGGAGAAGAATGACAAGATGGAGCCGGCTAAGGCTCCAAAGGAAAAGAAACCTTTAACAGAGGAACTGCGTATCAAGCGCAACAAGATGATTGCCATACCGTGCATGTGTCTCGTCTGTGCATTGGTGTTATGGCTCATCTTCAAGCCGTCGGCATCAGAGGGTGAGAAAGGCAGCAAGGGATTCAACATGGAAATGCCCGATGCGGAGAAGACAGATGTGGAGGCAGACAAGCGCAAGGCATACTCCAATGAGGATCTTGCCAATAAGCAAAGGGAAAAAAGCAGGGCAATGAACACCCTTGGAGAATACATGCCAGGCATTGATTCCACAGCATCCGGTCAAGGTAAGGATTTTGACCTGATGCAGTCTGGGCAGCAGCCAACAAAAGTGGAAAGACAGGAGGCGGATGCCATCCGCTCGTCTGCCGAAGCATACCAAACCTTGAACACGACCTTGGGCGGTTTCTATGAACAGCCACAGCAAGGGGGAAGCAGCGAAGATGCTGAGTTGAGGAAACGTCTTGACGAGCTGGAGGCAAGCATGATGCAGCAGGAAAACAAGCGTTCCAATATGGATGAGCAAGTTGCCCTTATGGAGAAGTCCTACCAACTTGCGGCAAAGTACATGCCTGGTGGAAATGCCAATGCGGCAAGTCCTTCATCGGCAGAAACTGCAACAGAGGAAAACAAGGAAGCTTTCACCAAGGGCAAGAAAGCCAAGGTTTCCCCTGTAAGGCAAGTGCAAAGGCGTGTAGTCTCGTCCTTGAACCGCCCCATGAGTAACGAGGAGTTTGTCGCCTCTTACTCGGAAAAGGCTTCGGCAAGATTCAATACCGCCATCGGAAGAGGTGGTGTTTCCGACAAAAACACGATTTCTGCCTGCATCCACGGCAACCAGACCATAACGGACGGACAGGCAGTAAGGTTGAGATTGTTGGAATCTATGCGTGTAGGCAATAGGGAGATACCACGAAATTCTGTCATTGTCGGAGTGGCACGATTGCAAGGTGAAAGGCTTTCCATAGCCTTGAAGTCCATTGAGCACAACGGCATGATTATACCGATTGAGCTTGCAGTCTATGACAATGACGGTCAGGAGGGCATCTTCATCCCAAAGTCGATGGAGGTTGACGCAGCCAAGGAAGTGGGTGCCAACATGGGAAGCTCGCTGAACAGCAGCATCAACATTTCCTCCAATGCCGGGGCACAACTTGCCTCCGACTTGGGAAAAGGTGTCATACAAGGCGTGTCGCAGTATATCTCCAAGAAGATGCGTACCGTCAAGATACACCTGAAGGCTGGCTACAGGGTCATGCTCTACCAAGAGGAAGATTAG
- the traN gene encoding conjugative transposon protein TraN: protein MKKTTIMFALMLGVACTASAQKTGKKKAQKSVKTEQVSNVSSGQEEKLTLTKEVYPQKEENSNLYHGLTKKLTFDRMIPPHGLEVTYDKTVHILFPASVKYVDLGSEDLIAGKADGAENVIRVKAAVKNFKKETNMSVITEDGSFYTFNVKYAKEPLMLNIEMADFIHDGEVVNRPNNAQEIYLKELGKESPMLVHLIMKSIHKENKRKVKHIGSKRFGIQYLLKGIYVHSDLLYFHTEIKNQSNVPFDVDYITFKVVDKKVAKRTAIQEQVLLPVRAYNYVVRVAGKKTEQTVFCLPKFTIPDDKELVVEMNEKEGGRHQSFVVENSDLVRALTINELSVK, encoded by the coding sequence ATGAAGAAGACAACAATCATGTTCGCCCTTATGCTGGGTGTAGCCTGCACTGCATCAGCGCAGAAGACAGGCAAGAAAAAAGCGCAGAAGTCTGTAAAGACTGAGCAAGTAAGCAATGTTTCTTCCGGCCAGGAAGAGAAACTTACCTTGACCAAGGAGGTGTATCCGCAGAAGGAAGAGAACAGCAACCTCTATCACGGCTTGACCAAGAAGCTGACCTTCGACCGCATGATTCCACCTCATGGTTTGGAAGTGACTTATGACAAGACGGTTCATATTCTCTTTCCTGCCTCTGTCAAGTACGTTGACTTGGGTTCAGAGGATTTGATAGCCGGCAAGGCGGACGGTGCGGAGAATGTTATCCGTGTAAAAGCAGCCGTGAAGAATTTCAAAAAGGAGACCAATATGAGCGTCATCACGGAGGATGGCTCATTCTACACCTTCAATGTGAAGTATGCCAAGGAACCGCTCATGCTCAATATCGAGATGGCGGACTTCATCCATGACGGTGAGGTGGTGAACCGTCCGAACAATGCGCAGGAGATTTATCTCAAGGAGTTGGGCAAGGAAAGTCCCATGCTGGTACACCTCATCATGAAGTCAATCCATAAGGAGAACAAGCGCAAGGTGAAGCACATCGGCAGCAAGCGTTTCGGAATCCAGTATCTTTTGAAGGGCATCTATGTACACAGCGACTTGCTGTATTTCCACACAGAAATCAAGAACCAGAGCAACGTGCCGTTTGACGTGGACTATATCACGTTCAAGGTGGTGGACAAGAAGGTGGCGAAGCGAACCGCCATTCAGGAGCAGGTGCTTCTTCCTGTCCGTGCCTACAACTATGTGGTGCGTGTGGCTGGCAAGAAAACGGAGCAGACGGTGTTCTGCTTGCCGAAATTTACCATTCCTGACGACAAGGAACTTGTCGTGGAGATGAACGAGAAGGAAGGCGGTCGCCATCAGTCGTTTGTCGTGGAGAACAGTGACTTGGTGCGAGCTTTGACAATCAACGAACTTAGCGTGAAGTAA
- a CDS encoding glycoside hydrolase family protein, giving the protein MRLMILLALLLVSGSLSAQTQGAIKRVCHVSRFELAVACIKKYEGLHGPKHHPYVGYGHKLLPCERFSPKMTERQADALLRSDLRKLCAMFRGFGRDSLLLAALAYNVGCGKVMKSRMYSKMRSGNRNIYRDYVDFKRWNGKIVPSIERRRKMEYLLLFTP; this is encoded by the coding sequence ATGAGGTTGATGATATTGTTAGCCTTACTTCTTGTGTCGGGCAGCTTGTCTGCCCAGACGCAAGGGGCGATAAAGCGAGTTTGTCATGTGTCACGTTTTGAGTTGGCTGTCGCCTGCATCAAGAAGTACGAGGGTCTGCATGGACCGAAGCATCATCCTTATGTCGGATATGGGCACAAGCTGTTGCCTTGCGAGCGGTTCTCTCCAAAAATGACGGAACGGCAAGCCGATGCCTTGCTGCGCTCTGACCTCAGAAAGCTTTGCGCCATGTTCCGTGGTTTCGGTCGTGACTCGCTGCTCTTGGCTGCACTTGCCTACAATGTGGGATGTGGAAAGGTGATGAAAAGCCGGATGTATTCCAAGATGCGAAGTGGCAACAGAAACATCTATCGTGATTATGTGGACTTCAAAAGGTGGAATGGAAAGATAGTGCCTTCCATCGAGCGAAGAAGAAAAATGGAGTATCTGCTCTTGTTTACTCCATAG
- a CDS encoding DUF6926 domain-containing protein, with protein MNRSIEAIPTWALCYIINGDASGLTDEEVRMVDEAIRKNNIEIVSPRYNEDMCTEPYFSHYPFFGLPTEVEDCDIIYHE; from the coding sequence ATGAACAGAAGCATTGAAGCAATACCTACATGGGCACTCTGCTACATCATCAATGGCGATGCAAGCGGACTGACTGACGAGGAAGTCCGTATGGTGGACGAAGCCATACGCAAGAACAATATTGAGATAGTAAGTCCGAGATACAACGAGGACATGTGCACAGAACCTTACTTCAGCCATTATCCGTTCTTCGGACTGCCTACAGAAGTTGAGGACTGCGACATCATCTATCATGAGTAA
- a CDS encoding type VI secretion system amidase effector protein Tae4: MALTYKTLSSNFAKVKDKSVAQLGTFIGGKVGENIKSEVFKNGCAIRLSYAFNYSGVPISPSDGAVSSGADKKWYLYRVSDMKKFIIKHIGGTPLKGSTANSFKGKKGVIVFNDCNWSDATGHVDLFNGIQCEYEAANDYFNNCNSELLYTLK, translated from the coding sequence ATGGCATTAACGTATAAAACATTAAGTTCAAATTTTGCTAAAGTAAAGGATAAAAGTGTTGCTCAATTAGGAACATTCATTGGTGGAAAAGTTGGAGAGAATATAAAATCTGAAGTGTTTAAAAACGGATGCGCTATCAGATTGTCATATGCTTTCAACTATTCAGGAGTACCAATATCACCATCCGATGGGGCCGTTTCTTCTGGTGCTGATAAAAAATGGTATCTCTATCGTGTGTCTGATATGAAGAAATTTATCATAAAACATATAGGAGGTACTCCTTTGAAAGGTTCTACTGCAAATAGCTTCAAAGGCAAAAAAGGCGTTATCGTCTTTAATGATTGTAATTGGAGCGATGCCACCGGACATGTTGATTTGTTCAATGGTATACAATGTGAGTATGAAGCAGCTAACGATTATTTCAATAATTGCAATTCGGAGTTACTATATACTCTCAAGTAA
- a CDS encoding WG repeat-containing protein, with product MKKFLFIFLSCLLFQQLTAQTIVKFDNGNNIIYKNLQGKTIVKNKKYTIAFTDTISSIGFVGTRKGEIVCINNAGKELFEVYKIDNGPDYVSDGLFRIVGKNSKIGFADTCGAIVIPPVFSYATPFHNGEAKVSFGGKNEKQGEYQSWKSNLWFLIKKSK from the coding sequence ATGAAAAAGTTCCTTTTTATTTTTCTGTCATGTTTACTTTTCCAACAGCTGACAGCTCAGACCATTGTAAAATTTGACAATGGTAATAACATTATATATAAAAACTTACAAGGAAAAACTATTGTAAAGAATAAAAAATATACAATAGCATTTACTGATACGATTTCATCTATCGGCTTTGTCGGCACGAGAAAAGGTGAAATAGTTTGTATTAATAATGCAGGTAAAGAACTATTTGAAGTATATAAGATTGACAATGGTCCAGATTATGTCAGTGATGGCTTGTTCAGAATTGTAGGAAAAAACAGCAAAATAGGTTTTGCTGATACATGTGGAGCTATTGTTATTCCACCCGTTTTTTCGTATGCTACACCTTTTCACAATGGAGAGGCTAAAGTTTCTTTTGGCGGCAAGAATGAAAAACAAGGAGAATACCAATCATGGAAAAGCAACCTTTGGTTTTTGATAAAGAAGTCCAAATAG
- a CDS encoding PcfJ domain-containing protein — MKPRTKYQKQVVTSNKGLRPIKGAQMQWAFRECLDHYAFQLKHGQTTCMDCGHTWTTDEDADKCVCPKCKAKLEVQRTKRQKAMSSTYFCVLTERKGLQLMRAYQMKAYYRKGQKADIYCWEVARYWMNEKGKVEVMARKRTMGIYMDTFCYDSDIELRKDNTTYQHIASFPVCPDMKVIPQIWRNGFDGAFHGIEPLTLFKAMLTDHRIETMMKQCRYGHVRHFIDHPRHLETCWNAYKIANRNHYLITDIGKWADYICMLVEMGKDIRSPHYICPDNLEAEHDRISEKIRAKKEKERTEEEIRKALKNEDKFKEMKSRFFGLMFTDGNIVVRMLESVREHVLEGKAMHHCVGSGTNYSLNPDCIIFSARIAEQRVETVEFSLEQMKVVQCHGLQNKDTEQHADIINLVNSNARLIEQRMVATT, encoded by the coding sequence ATGAAACCAAGAACGAAATATCAGAAGCAAGTCGTAACCTCAAACAAGGGGTTACGACCTATCAAGGGAGCGCAAATGCAATGGGCATTCCGTGAGTGTCTTGACCACTATGCCTTTCAGTTGAAGCACGGACAGACCACCTGCATGGACTGCGGACACACTTGGACTACGGACGAGGATGCGGATAAATGTGTCTGTCCGAAGTGTAAGGCAAAGTTGGAAGTGCAGCGCACCAAGCGACAGAAGGCAATGTCTTCTACCTATTTCTGTGTACTCACCGAGCGTAAGGGACTGCAACTCATGCGAGCATATCAGATGAAAGCCTATTACCGCAAGGGACAAAAGGCAGACATCTATTGTTGGGAGGTGGCACGCTATTGGATGAACGAGAAAGGCAAGGTGGAGGTTATGGCACGCAAGCGCACAATGGGTATCTATATGGACACGTTCTGCTACGACTCCGACATTGAACTGCGCAAAGACAACACCACCTATCAGCATATTGCTTCATTTCCGGTCTGCCCCGATATGAAAGTCATTCCTCAGATATGGCGCAACGGCTTTGACGGAGCGTTTCACGGCATCGAACCGCTTACATTGTTCAAGGCGATGCTGACAGACCACCGCATCGAAACGATGATGAAACAATGTCGTTACGGACACGTCCGCCACTTCATAGACCACCCACGGCACTTGGAAACTTGTTGGAATGCCTACAAGATAGCCAACCGCAACCATTACCTTATTACAGACATCGGCAAATGGGCGGACTACATCTGTATGTTGGTGGAAATGGGCAAGGACATCAGAAGTCCACATTACATTTGCCCCGACAACCTTGAAGCCGAGCACGACAGAATATCCGAGAAAATCAGAGCAAAGAAAGAAAAGGAGCGCACCGAGGAGGAGATACGCAAGGCATTGAAGAACGAGGACAAATTCAAGGAAATGAAGAGCCGTTTCTTCGGTTTGATGTTCACGGACGGCAATATCGTGGTGAGAATGCTTGAAAGCGTCAGGGAGCACGTTCTTGAGGGTAAGGCGATGCACCATTGCGTAGGCAGCGGTACAAACTACTCACTCAATCCCGACTGCATCATCTTCTCTGCAAGAATAGCCGAACAAAGAGTTGAAACAGTGGAGTTTTCACTCGAACAGATGAAAGTCGTACAATGCCACGGACTACAGAACAAGGACACCGAACAACATGCAGACATCATCAACTTGGTGAACAGCAATGCAAGACTTATAGAGCAGCGTATGGTTGCAACGACATGA
- a CDS encoding DUF3872 domain-containing protein: MKTMKKNNKIKKSVSVLAFLFVCALSVILSSCSDELDIQQSYPFKVETMPVPKDIVRGQTVEIRCELKAEGKFDGTIYTIRYFQHDGKGSLRMENGTVFQPNDRYLLENEKFRLYYTSASTETQTLTVVVEDNFGKSYEMEFSFNDTDEEEEFARSANKLGSV, encoded by the coding sequence ATCAAGACAATGAAGAAGAACAATAAAATCAAGAAATCAGTGAGCGTGTTGGCATTCCTTTTCGTGTGTGCCTTGTCGGTAATCCTTTCATCGTGCAGCGATGAGCTGGACATTCAGCAATCGTATCCTTTCAAGGTGGAGACGATGCCTGTACCAAAGGACATTGTGCGTGGACAGACCGTTGAAATCCGCTGCGAGTTGAAGGCGGAGGGCAAGTTTGACGGCACCATCTATACCATCCGCTATTTTCAGCATGACGGAAAAGGCTCGCTGAGAATGGAGAACGGAACGGTGTTCCAGCCTAACGACCGCTATCTGTTGGAGAACGAGAAGTTCCGTCTTTACTATACTTCGGCAAGTACGGAGACACAGACGCTGACAGTGGTGGTGGAGGACAACTTCGGCAAGTCATACGAAATGGAGTTCAGTTTCAACGATACTGATGAGGAGGAAGAGTTTGCGAGAAGTGCCAACAAACTCGGTAGCGTATGA
- the bglX gene encoding beta-glucosidase BglX has product MRTAFISLSFLLAGSLMVPAIAHTPASKKKVATTTQKGKILPMKEYIDQLMAKMTLQEKIGQLNLMVAGDITTGGALNTQVGGDIAKGNMGGVFNIKGLDKIKALQDIAIKNSRLGIPLLVGMDVIHGYETMFPIPLALSCSWDTEAMKKVGEVSAKEASAAGINWTYSPMVDIALDARWGRISEGNGEDPYLSGVMGAALTQGYQGADMRTEEILRADRIMACLKHFALYGAVESGKEYNTVDMSRIRMMNQYLPPYEAVVKAGVGSVMSSFNLIDYIPATANHWMMTDVLRKQWGFKGFLVTDYASIAEILNHGTAKDLKEASEQALLAGTDMDMCSNAFVKHLAQSVAEGKVTEEDINIACRRILEAKYKLGLFSNPYRYCNTKRNKTDIYSAENRQIARDVAAETFVLLKNEGNLLPLKKQGKIALIGPLADTRNNIAGTWSVAQAPEKYTTIKEAMEKALDGKATLLYAQGSNIWRDRELQKNGELGKSIAWGDEVKMKNEALQIAKEADVIVCAMGETADMSGECASRTNLEMPDVQQELLAELAKTGKPVVLLNFAGRPTVLSWEKEHIPAIMNVWFGGSEVGDALCDVIFGDKVPSGKLTTSMPKTTGQEPLYYNHQNTGRPVPDDNQKFAKFASNCLDVSNGPLYPFGYGLSYTTFEYGDLKLSSHEVNMDDWKITATINVKNTGSRDADEIVQLYIRDMVASISRPVKELKGFQRIHLAAGESREISFDITPEMLKFYNAELKHVIEPGDFQIMVGGNSKEVKTQNLTVKN; this is encoded by the coding sequence ATGAGAACAGCATTCATATCACTATCATTTCTGCTGGCTGGCTCGCTGATGGTTCCTGCCATCGCCCACACACCCGCCAGCAAGAAAAAAGTTGCAACAACAACTCAAAAAGGTAAAATCCTGCCGATGAAGGAGTATATCGACCAGCTGATGGCAAAGATGACTCTGCAGGAGAAAATCGGTCAGCTCAACCTGATGGTGGCTGGCGACATCACTACCGGTGGAGCCCTGAACACCCAGGTGGGTGGCGACATTGCAAAAGGCAACATGGGCGGCGTATTCAACATCAAGGGGCTCGACAAAATCAAGGCTCTCCAGGACATCGCCATCAAGAACAGCCGTCTGGGCATTCCGCTGCTGGTGGGCATGGACGTAATCCACGGTTACGAGACCATGTTCCCTATCCCCCTCGCCCTCTCCTGCTCCTGGGATACAGAAGCGATGAAGAAGGTAGGCGAAGTATCGGCAAAGGAAGCCAGTGCGGCAGGAATCAACTGGACTTACTCGCCCATGGTAGATATTGCACTCGATGCCCGATGGGGACGAATCAGCGAGGGTAACGGAGAGGATCCTTACCTGAGCGGCGTGATGGGTGCTGCACTCACACAGGGTTACCAGGGCGCCGATATGCGCACGGAAGAGATATTGAGAGCCGATAGAATCATGGCGTGCCTCAAACACTTTGCCCTCTACGGAGCCGTGGAGAGCGGCAAGGAATACAATACCGTGGATATGAGTCGCATACGTATGATGAACCAATACCTGCCTCCTTATGAAGCCGTGGTAAAGGCTGGCGTAGGAAGCGTAATGTCTTCGTTCAACCTGATAGATTACATCCCTGCCACCGCCAACCACTGGATGATGACCGATGTCTTGAGAAAACAATGGGGATTCAAGGGCTTTCTCGTAACAGATTATGCATCTATCGCCGAGATTCTGAATCACGGCACTGCCAAGGATCTGAAAGAAGCATCAGAACAGGCACTCCTGGCTGGTACGGATATGGATATGTGCTCCAATGCCTTCGTAAAGCATCTGGCACAAAGTGTGGCAGAGGGCAAAGTGACAGAAGAAGATATCAACATCGCCTGCCGACGCATACTCGAGGCAAAATACAAACTGGGATTGTTCAGCAATCCTTACCGCTACTGCAATACCAAGCGAAACAAGACCGACATCTACTCTGCCGAAAACCGACAGATAGCTCGCGACGTAGCAGCCGAGACCTTCGTGCTTCTGAAAAATGAAGGAAATCTTCTTCCTCTGAAGAAACAGGGAAAGATAGCGCTGATTGGTCCTCTTGCAGATACCCGCAACAATATAGCCGGCACATGGAGTGTAGCTCAGGCTCCAGAGAAATACACCACTATCAAGGAGGCGATGGAGAAAGCGCTCGATGGCAAAGCCACCTTGTTATATGCACAGGGCAGCAATATCTGGCGCGATAGAGAGCTTCAGAAGAACGGTGAACTGGGTAAATCTATCGCCTGGGGAGATGAGGTAAAGATGAAGAACGAGGCACTGCAGATAGCAAAGGAAGCAGACGTGATTGTATGCGCCATGGGCGAAACTGCCGACATGAGTGGAGAATGTGCAAGCCGCACTAATCTGGAAATGCCTGATGTGCAGCAAGAACTTCTGGCAGAACTCGCAAAGACGGGAAAACCTGTCGTATTGCTCAACTTTGCCGGTCGCCCTACGGTTTTGTCATGGGAGAAAGAACACATTCCTGCCATCATGAACGTATGGTTTGGTGGTTCTGAAGTGGGAGATGCACTTTGCGACGTCATCTTCGGCGACAAGGTTCCATCAGGTAAGCTCACCACTTCCATGCCAAAGACAACCGGACAGGAGCCTCTCTACTACAATCATCAGAATACGGGAAGACCAGTACCTGATGACAATCAGAAATTTGCCAAGTTTGCCAGCAATTGTCTGGATGTAAGCAATGGTCCTCTCTATCCATTCGGCTATGGATTGAGCTACACCACTTTCGAGTATGGCGATTTGAAGCTGAGCAGCCATGAAGTCAATATGGATGACTGGAAGATTACCGCCACCATCAACGTAAAGAATACGGGCAGCCGTGATGCCGACGAGATAGTTCAGCTCTATATCCGTGATATGGTAGCCAGCATCTCTCGCCCTGTCAAGGAACTGAAAGGTTTCCAGCGCATCCATCTAGCTGCAGGAGAAAGCAGGGAAATCAGCTTCGACATCACTCCTGAAATGCTCAAATTCTATAACGCAGAATTAAAGCATGTGATTGAACCTGGCGACTTCCAGATTATGGTGGGAGGAAACAGTAAAGAGGTAAAGACCCAGAATCTTACAGTTAAGAATTAG
- a CDS encoding TraL conjugative transposon family protein, protein MENPIKTIQEKVNDMKGRLRDRLDSLPPRVRLKVVLVMFGLFALCSLYMIGSAIINFGNGKTSNIEIEHIESVKLPTDKGQQVTNLKELIHGEGEE, encoded by the coding sequence ATGGAAAATCCGATTAAGACAATCCAAGAAAAGGTGAATGATATGAAGGGAAGACTGCGTGACAGGCTGGATTCCCTTCCGCCAAGGGTAAGACTGAAAGTCGTGCTTGTCATGTTCGGCTTGTTTGCCCTCTGTAGCCTTTACATGATAGGTTCAGCCATCATCAACTTCGGAAACGGCAAGACCTCTAATATAGAGATTGAGCATATTGAGAGTGTAAAGTTGCCCACCGACAAGGGGCAGCAAGTGACCAACCTGAAAGAATTGATACATGGAGAAGGAGAAGAATGA
- a CDS encoding PcfK-like family protein: protein MNTTEYFKRTIQAYLEERAMEDELFAAKYDNPDKNIDDCVTYILNWVQKSGCNGFCDDEIYGQAIHYYEEKDIEVGKPLNCQVSVNHHIELTEEEKAQARQEAIRQYQQEQMNKMRNRDTAKRTSQRADNEIHQPSLFDTL, encoded by the coding sequence ATGAACACTACAGAATATTTCAAGAGAACCATACAAGCCTATTTGGAGGAGCGTGCTATGGAGGACGAACTCTTTGCAGCCAAGTATGACAACCCCGACAAGAACATAGACGATTGCGTCACCTATATCCTTAATTGGGTACAGAAGAGCGGTTGCAACGGCTTTTGCGATGACGAGATATATGGACAAGCCATCCACTACTACGAGGAGAAGGACATCGAGGTCGGCAAACCATTGAACTGCCAAGTGTCTGTCAACCACCACATCGAACTCACAGAAGAGGAGAAGGCACAGGCAAGACAGGAAGCCATCCGCCAATATCAGCAAGAGCAGATGAACAAGATGCGTAACCGAGATACCGCCAAGCGCACCTCACAGAGAGCAGACAACGAAATACACCAACCATCATTATTCGACACGTTATGA
- a CDS encoding conjugal transfer protein TraO: MKRRNIAIMALLALTAGQAFAQRCLPQMKGIEVKVGMADGVYNGKKSCKAGYYAGLGLSSYTKGGDKWTYGAEYLQVHQPYRETSVPMAQMTGEFGYSYNFLSDNSKTVLFYIGGTALAGYESVNWGKRTMSDGATLQNKGAFIYGGAVALETEIYLSDAIALTASVKERLVWGNSTGHFHTQFGIGMKFIIN, from the coding sequence ATGAAAAGAAGAAACATTGCAATCATGGCGTTGCTTGCCCTCACCGCAGGGCAGGCATTCGCCCAACGATGCCTTCCTCAGATGAAAGGCATCGAGGTGAAGGTCGGCATGGCTGACGGAGTATATAACGGCAAGAAGTCCTGCAAGGCTGGCTATTATGCAGGTCTCGGACTTTCGAGCTATACCAAGGGTGGTGACAAGTGGACGTATGGGGCGGAATATCTGCAAGTACATCAGCCTTACCGTGAAACTTCCGTTCCAATGGCACAAATGACGGGCGAGTTCGGTTATTCCTACAACTTCCTTTCCGACAACAGCAAGACAGTGCTGTTCTATATCGGAGGTACGGCACTGGCTGGCTATGAGTCCGTAAACTGGGGCAAGAGAACCATGTCGGACGGAGCGACCTTGCAGAACAAGGGAGCGTTTATCTATGGCGGTGCCGTGGCATTGGAAACGGAAATATACCTGTCGGATGCAATAGCTTTGACCGCTTCCGTTAAGGAAAGGCTTGTTTGGGGCAACAGCACGGGACATTTCCACACGCAGTTTGGTATTGGCATGAAGTTCATCATCAACTAA
- a CDS encoding toprim domain-containing protein: protein MDINEIKQVPIVDFLYILGIEPVKHKASGLWYHAPYRNDRNPSLRVSTDKNVWYDYGVARGGDIFNLAGEFINSNEFVAQAKFISETLGGSFPTSFPHYQRIAEKAVKAKGNPFSDIVEKPLSHPALRQYLRERGISADVASRFCCQVEYRYNGKQFFAVGFKNNSGGYEIRNRFFKGCVSPKDVTLIGRNSNVCHLYEGFMDFLSAVILGIGRGEDHIILNSVANMQKVHHLLDGYAQVYCHLDNDEAGENACVELQKRYGDKVIDHSHLYTGYKDLNEYLMSHKTRK, encoded by the coding sequence ATGGACATCAATGAAATCAAACAAGTGCCTATTGTGGACTTTCTCTATATTCTCGGCATTGAGCCTGTCAAGCACAAGGCTTCGGGACTTTGGTATCATGCGCCATACCGCAACGACCGCAATCCTTCGCTTCGGGTATCAACGGACAAGAATGTCTGGTATGACTATGGCGTCGCCAGAGGTGGTGACATCTTCAACCTCGCAGGGGAGTTCATCAACAGCAATGAGTTTGTGGCGCAAGCCAAGTTCATATCAGAAACACTTGGTGGCAGCTTCCCGACATCGTTTCCGCATTATCAAAGGATAGCGGAAAAGGCTGTGAAGGCGAAAGGCAATCCCTTTAGTGATATTGTGGAAAAGCCTTTGAGTCATCCTGCTCTCAGGCAGTACTTGCGTGAGCGTGGCATATCGGCTGACGTGGCGAGCCGTTTCTGCTGTCAGGTGGAATACCGATATAATGGCAAACAGTTCTTTGCTGTCGGTTTTAAGAACAACAGCGGTGGCTACGAGATACGCAACCGCTTCTTCAAAGGTTGCGTGTCGCCAAAGGACGTCACTCTCATTGGCAGGAACAGCAACGTTTGCCATCTGTACGAGGGTTTTATGGATTTCCTCTCTGCCGTAATTCTCGGCATAGGTCGTGGTGAGGATCATATTATCCTCAACTCGGTGGCTAATATGCAAAAGGTGCATCATCTTTTGGATGGCTATGCACAAGTGTACTGTCATTTGGACAATGACGAGGCAGGCGAGAATGCCTGTGTAGAATTGCAAAAGCGATATGGCGATAAGGTCATTGACCATTCGCATCTATACACTGGCTACAAGGACTTGAACGAGTACTTGATGAGCCATAAGACAAGAAAGTAA